The DNA sequence CACCTGGCCGGCAAAGCCGTGCTGCACCCCGCGTCCTGACCGGCAGGCTGGCACCGGCCACGGCTAAACTGGCCCGGTGATCAACAGTGAGCAGCCGCCCCGGCCAACGGTCCCGCCGTCGCGCGGGAGGATGGCGGAACGGCTGCTGCCCGGCGGCGAGGAACCGGACCCACGCTTCACGCTGGCGAACGAACGCACCTTCCTGGCCTGGATCCGGACGTCGCTTGCGCTGCTGGCGGGTGGCATTGCCATCGAGGCGTTCACTTCGGGCCTTTTCATTGAGCCTGTCCGGAAAGGCCTGGCCGTCCTGCTGCTTCTGCTGGGCATGATGCTCAGTGGCGGGGCCGCCATGCGGTGGCTCCGGGTGGAGCGCAGCATGCGGAACAAGGCGCCGTTGCCGCTGCCGCTCTTTGTGCCCCTGCTGGCCGGGGCAGGCGCGCTGGCTGCCGCCGTCGTACTGGTCTTTATTCTCTGGCGCTGATTCCGTGGCATCCAGCGGCCCCAGCCCCCACGGCGATCCCGGCCTCCAGCCGGAGCGGACGGCCCTCGCCTGGGGCCGGACCATGCTGGCGCTGGTGACGGCCAGCGCCTTCTTCCTGCGCTGGCTTCCCACCTATGGGCCGCCCATCCTGATGCTGCCGGTGATTTCCGGCGGCGCCGCCCTGGCCATTTACCTCACGCAGCGCCGCCGCTACCAGGCGAGGTCGCACGGGCTGGCCGGCGAAAGCATCGAGGCCGACCTGCCCGCTGTGCTCTGGACCGCCTTCGCCGGGCTCGCCCTGGGGTGCCTGGGCATTGTGGTGGTGCTGGTCAGCTAGAACGGTCCCTGCCAGCTGGACCCGTACCGGCCAGCTAGAACATGGGCAGGACGAATCCGGCCAGCAGGGCCACGGCGCCTATCGCCGTCAGGCACCGGCCCAGGACCGAGGCCGTCCTCCCGGCTTCCTCCGGCCTGGTGGTCTGCCACTGCGTCGGACGCTTGGGGTGGTAATAGATGGGCAGGGTGTCTCCCGCGGCCATGTCCTTGATGTCAAACGGGGACATCGGGGCGTTGTGCACCTGGTGCTTCCGGTCAAACCAGCGGAAGCCAACACCGGTGGAATCGGAGTACACCACGGCCTCGGCCATGTCCCACGGGTGCACGAAGCGGCGGAGGAATCCGGTGTAGAAGAGCAGTCCCAGCCCGGCGGGCAGGCACAACCAGGTGAGCACTTCCAGGATGGGACCTGCCATATCGAGCGCAGTGGGCATGAAGTTGATGGTACAGCTCAGGGGCTGGCTCCTTCAGCACCTGATACGTACGCTGAAGGAGACCGGACCGGAGTAAGGGGAAGCCATGAATGATCAGGACATTTTGACGCACATCCAGGCCCTCGTGGAGGAGGAGCACTCACTGCGTGAGGGCTCGGGGGGCGGGCAGGCCCCGGACCAGGCACGGCTCAAGTATGTGGAAGAAAGCCTGGACCAGTGCTGGGACCTGCTGCGCCAACGGCGGGCCAAGAAGGACTCGGGCGAGAACCCGAACGACGCCGAAGCCCGCCCCATCAGCGAGGTTGAAGGTTACAGGCAGTAGCCGTCGCCGGACCGCCTTGGGTGCCCGGGTCAACCTACCCGGGCACCCCTTTTCCGTTACCCACAGATTGAGTTTCTTCCATGCGTATCGCCGTAGCCCAGATCATCAGCAGTGCCGACACAGCAGCCAACCTTGAGCTGGTGTGGGAGTACGCTGCCCAGGCCAGCAACGCCGGCGCCCAGCTGGTGGTTTTCCCCGAAGCGACGATGCGCGCCTTCGGCCACTCCCTGAAGGACATTGCCGAGCCCGTTGACGGCCCATGGGCCAGCGAAGTCCGCAGGATGGCGAAGGAGCTGGACCTCACGATCGTGGCCGGCATGTTCACTCCGGGAAAGGACGGCCGGGTCCGTAACACACTGCTGGTCACCGGGCCCGGGGTGGAGGCGTCCTATGACAAGGTCCACCTTTTTGACGCCTTCGGTTTCGCCGAGTCCCGGACCGTCGAGGCCGGGGAGGCACCGGTAACCTTCGAACTGGACGGTACCGTGTTCGGCCTGGCGACCTGCTACGACGTCCGTTTCCCGGGCCTGTTCACCGCCAACGCCAACGCGGGTGCCCAGGTGAACATCGTGTGTGCCTCCTGGGGTGCCGGTGAGGGCAAGGCGGAGCAGTGGGACCTGCTGGTGCGCGCCCGGGCGCTGGACAGCACCACTTTTGTGGTCGCCTGCGGCCAGGGCGATCCCGAAACAGTGGGCGCCGGCCCGGCGGGCACAGCACCCACCGGCATCGGGCACAGCGCCGTGATCACCCCCCTGGGCAAGGCGGTGGTGGCGCTGGGCGGCAAGCCGGAACTCGCTGTCGTCGACATTGATCCCTCAACGGTGGACGACGTCCGGACCAAACTGCCCGTCCTGGCCAACGCCCGCACGTTCTGATCGCGTGAGGCGCTGTTCATAGCTTCGAAACAGACGGCGAAAGAGCGGACGACGCCGGGTCTCACCTTGGGCGCCCCGCGGGCGCCCGTGGTGGCAGGCATCGGGTAGGGCCGGGGCGTCCGGAGGCCGGCGGCGGAAGAGGCGCCGTTTACATGCCCGAAACATAGCCGATACGTGAACTTCACGCACGGGCGATTTGTGTAACGTGGCCGCAACTTTAAGCGGCATTGGCTGAAACACACACCGCCAAAAATGGATCCCGGGGGAAATGCCATGGGGCCAATCGGGCCCCTGCACCACGTTCACGTTGCGAAGGGACCCACCGGTGGAAATCACTGCCCAACACGTCTGGCTGATGATCTCGGCAGCCATGGTCCTGCTGATGACCCCGGGCCTTGGCCTCTTCTACGGCGGCATGACCCGCGCCAAGGCCGCCCTCAACATGATCATGATGAGCTTCATCTCGGCAGGGATTGTTGGCGTTGTCTGGGTTCTGTGGGGCTACTCGATGACCACCGGCGACGGCGTGCTGGGCCTCTTCGGCAATCCCTTCACCAGCTTTGGCCTGCAGAACCTCATGGGTTCACCGGACCTCCTCAAGGCCGGGTACAGCGCAACATTCGCCATCATCACCGTTGCCCTGATCAGCGGCGCCATCGCCGACCGCGCCAAGTTCGGGGCCTGGGCCCTGTTCGTGCCGGTGTGGATCACGGTGATCTACTGCCCGCTCGCGTACATGATCTGGGGCGGCGGGCTGATGAGCGCAGGGGGTGCCGTCACGGAAATCTTCGGCCAGATCATCGATTTCGCCGGCGGTGCCGTGGTGGAAATCAGTTCGGGAACGGCTGCCCTGGTGCTGGCCGTGATCGTTGGCCAGCGCCACGGGTTCGCGAAGGACCCCAACCACCGCCCCCACAACCTGCCTTTCATCATGCTCGGCGCCGCGATCCTGTGGTTCGGCTGGTTTGGCTTCAATGGGGGGGCCGCCACCAGCGTCGAACAGGCCGGCCTCATTTGGATCAACACCCTGGTGGCACCCGCGGCCGCCATGCTCAGCTGGCTGGTCACGGAGAAGGTCCGCCACGGACACCCCACATCCCTGGGCGCCGCCTCCGGCGTGGTTGCCGGCTTGGTGGCCATCACCCCTTCCTGCGCCAACATCAGCCCCGTGGCCGCTATCGGCCTGGGCCTGGTGGCCGGCGCGGCCTGCTGCGTATTCGTGGACCTCAAATACCGCTTTGGCCTCGACGACTCCCTGGACGTGGTGGGTGTCCACCTGGGCGCCGGCCTCATCGGCACCCTGTCCCTGGGCTTGATCGCCCTTCCCGTGAACGGCCAGGGCGGCGGCCTCTTCTACGGCGGCGGAGTCCAGCAGCTCATTGCCCAGACAGCCGCCGTCATCATCACCCTCCTGTTGTCCGGTGTTGGAACCGCGGTCATTGCCCGGATCATCAACAAGACGGTGGGCTTCCGGGTCAGCCACGAGGCCGAGACCGCCGGCGTGGACCTGTCCGAGCACGCAGAGACTGCCTACGCATTCGGTGAGATCGGAGCAGGATTCAATCCCCTGCGCCACGCCGCGGCCCACATCCCGACCGCAGCTGCCCCGGCTGAACGGCACGCCAAGGAAGACTCCTTCGCGTAGGTCTGCGTTCTAGTCCGCAAGGATCTTGTAGAGCGCGCGGCGCAATTCGTCCATCTTTTCGACGGCGGCAGCCCGCTGTTCCCCGGTCACTCCGGCGCGGAACTGGTGGATGGCACCCATGAGCTTGGCGATGCTCTGATGGAAGTCCCGGTCCGCGCTGTCCGGTTCAGCGTTCCACGCGTTCTCCATTTCCTCCGAGTGTTCCGCCACGTAGGCGCGGCCTGCATCGGTGAGGGCAAACTCAGTCCCGCGGCCTTCGCTGAGCGCCTCAATCAGGCCCTCGTCCACCAGCTGCTGGAGCGTGGGATAGATGGATCCCGGGCTGGGCCGCCACACGCCGCCGGTCTTGGCGGCAATGGTCTTGATCAGTCCGTAACCATTGGACGGCGCCTCTGCCAGGAGTGACAGGATGGCCGCGCGCACATCACCGCGGCTGGCCCGCCGTCCGCCGCGTCCAAAGCCGGGGCCGAACCCCGGACCAAAACCCG is a window from the Arthrobacter sp. NicSoilC5 genome containing:
- a CDS encoding DUF202 domain-containing protein gives rise to the protein MAERLLPGGEEPDPRFTLANERTFLAWIRTSLALLAGGIAIEAFTSGLFIEPVRKGLAVLLLLLGMMLSGGAAMRWLRVERSMRNKAPLPLPLFVPLLAGAGALAAAVVLVFILWR
- a CDS encoding DUF202 domain-containing protein, which encodes MASSGPSPHGDPGLQPERTALAWGRTMLALVTASAFFLRWLPTYGPPILMLPVISGGAALAIYLTQRRRYQARSHGLAGESIEADLPAVLWTAFAGLALGCLGIVVVLVS
- a CDS encoding DUF2630 family protein; the encoded protein is MNDQDILTHIQALVEEEHSLREGSGGGQAPDQARLKYVEESLDQCWDLLRQRRAKKDSGENPNDAEARPISEVEGYRQ
- a CDS encoding carbon-nitrogen hydrolase family protein, with the translated sequence MRIAVAQIISSADTAANLELVWEYAAQASNAGAQLVVFPEATMRAFGHSLKDIAEPVDGPWASEVRRMAKELDLTIVAGMFTPGKDGRVRNTLLVTGPGVEASYDKVHLFDAFGFAESRTVEAGEAPVTFELDGTVFGLATCYDVRFPGLFTANANAGAQVNIVCASWGAGEGKAEQWDLLVRARALDSTTFVVACGQGDPETVGAGPAGTAPTGIGHSAVITPLGKAVVALGGKPELAVVDIDPSTVDDVRTKLPVLANARTF
- a CDS encoding ammonium transporter produces the protein MEITAQHVWLMISAAMVLLMTPGLGLFYGGMTRAKAALNMIMMSFISAGIVGVVWVLWGYSMTTGDGVLGLFGNPFTSFGLQNLMGSPDLLKAGYSATFAIITVALISGAIADRAKFGAWALFVPVWITVIYCPLAYMIWGGGLMSAGGAVTEIFGQIIDFAGGAVVEISSGTAALVLAVIVGQRHGFAKDPNHRPHNLPFIMLGAAILWFGWFGFNGGAATSVEQAGLIWINTLVAPAAAMLSWLVTEKVRHGHPTSLGAASGVVAGLVAITPSCANISPVAAIGLGLVAGAACCVFVDLKYRFGLDDSLDVVGVHLGAGLIGTLSLGLIALPVNGQGGGLFYGGGVQQLIAQTAAVIITLLLSGVGTAVIARIINKTVGFRVSHEAETAGVDLSEHAETAYAFGEIGAGFNPLRHAAAHIPTAAAPAERHAKEDSFA
- a CDS encoding PadR family transcriptional regulator is translated as MKGIFDDKPPGPEFGRGRFERGRGHRGPHGHRGPGFGPGFGPGFGPGFGPGFGPGFGPGFGRGGRRASRGDVRAAILSLLAEAPSNGYGLIKTIAAKTGGVWRPSPGSIYPTLQQLVDEGLIEALSEGRGTEFALTDAGRAYVAEHSEEMENAWNAEPDSADRDFHQSIAKLMGAIHQFRAGVTGEQRAAAVEKMDELRRALYKILAD